CGAAATATACGTATTTTTTCTTATGCTGTTAGACTTCTTCAATTAACCCTTGTTTCAACAACTTATCAAGAAAGtccttgatgtttttatttgcatttcttgGGAAGAAGAGATTGCCAATAAAGCATTCATGTGTTTGACAAGCTACTGACCTACCACTAATTTCTACAGTCTGTCCTTCCAAGTTCCATTTTGAATGTCACATCACTGGCATCACTATCTGTTCAGCCCTGTTTATGTTGTTACCACGCACCTCAAAGTCACTGCTCCCTTGGCTCTATACCAGCAGGTTCAGGAGTCAATTAAGCCAGATGTTTTAGATGTTGCAGTGCTCagagtttggtgttttgttaaGAAACCAGCTGCAGCACAGCATGTTGGCACTTTTATAAACTTATTGGACCGCACCAATAAGTTTATAAATAGACAGAATTAACATTGACTGATTGGTTTAAGTCACTGTGAAATGTTCCTGTCATGTGACGCATTTGTGGCCTTGACATACAAAATAAACACCGCGATTATTGTGCTGAGATAAGTGTTGACATTTATTTTGTAACTGCGCTGCCTAAATTCCTGAAAACTACTGGTAAGCAAAACATGTCATGGCATGTTTTGAACACTATTACAAATGTTTTGTTGACAGTAACTTAACCTTTGACCTGTATGTTGCTGGGTAAAACTGATGAGTAGAGCGGATGTAGCTGTACATGGCTTAGGTGGTAGCGTAGGTGGTCTACCAATCTAAAGGTAGTGGACTGCTCCCTGACTCCTCCAAAGGTACTGACCCCCGCTATGTAGGCatctgtatgaatgtgtgtaacACTTATAGTAAGAAAGTGTTTTGAATGCTCAACTGAGCAGAAAGGCACTATATAAGTACCAGTCCACCTACCAAAATATACAATTTACTAACATTTGGGCAACTTTAAACTGAACTGCTATAAAGCGTCTATCAGGTGAACACCAATCCACTGTGGTTGAGTTTTGCTGTCAAATTATTGTTTTAACTTAAGTAATGAATGACACATCCACGTGTAATGATGTGTAACGAGTTCACCTGCCGTCTGATATCTGTGTACGTGGAACCCTCTGCCAACACatgaaggttaaaaaaaagaaagaagacgtAGTAGTTTGAGTTACTCATATGGGGACACCACAGTTTCTCCCCGTGTTTATTTACGGCACTTAATAAAACATGAAGGGCAGCCGGCCAGGTTATCACCCTCTGCTGCAATGCGTTTGAAATGAAAACGGCACCAGATCACATCTTAGCtagcgtttttttgtttttgttttgtcagcTGATTTCAAGACCGATCAGAGTTTCAACTCACCCGACTAAACCAAACGCTGAGCTGCGTCTCTGACAGCAGAGCGAAGTAAAAGCGCTGGGAGCTGGGCTGGATGTAGAAGGGCTCTTCTTCGCTCCTCAGCGGACAAAGCAGCCTCCGTGGCCAGCCGGTTAGAAAATACATGACGGCAAACTCACTCCGCCTCGGCGCAGCAGTGCCAAATAGTTTGTGGTCCCCTGTTCCTCCTTAAGTGCAATATTTAATCCAGGTGACTCATGAGCGGCTccggaaatacaaaaaaaattataaggTATATACAAGCCAGTGTTGACACCGGTTAAGGGTACCATACAGCTTCCAAACAGCCGAGTGAGGCTACACAGCTAGCCCGGGCTAGCGCTGGCTTTTCAACTTAAAGCTAATGAGAAGTCCAAGTGTAACCGAAAACAACAGCGCGCAAACCCGCAGCGTCACCATACGGCCCCAAACGGCGGGTTCAGACTCAAGAGCGGACCGATTAACTTCCACACCCGGTGCCGTGTGGGTTCTAGCGAAGTGTGGATCTGCGGTGTTTAGTAACAGCAAAGCGTCCAGTTTTCACTCCTCTGTGCCTCACCGTCGCCATCTTTCCAAGAGTCTGTCTGACCAAAAGCTGATTGGCTGCAATAGTGGAAGTTTGCGTCCTGTTGACATCTGACGTCACCGCTCCGTTGTGCGAATCCAGGTGGCGGTGTCGGCAGCTTGGCTCGATGCTGCCACCTGGTGGTGAAAATGGAAATGCCTGGGAAAAACAATTTTATAGGGGTGTGACTTAACTGCAGTCTATCTGACATCTTTTAATTGTAATACATTCTTTTTCTTCTACTTTTAATTcttcttttcattattattatttgcaaCCATTGCACTGAATCCTGCAACCATAATCCACATTAGATTTGCtatgttctttttaaatcaacatATATCAACACAAGCTTTTAACCTAATTATTTAGAGCCTGTGCATCAGTTTTATCTTTTATATCCAGCTCATAAATCCATCCATGAAATGGCGCGCTATTTAGCAGAATAAAAGTATTATTGAAATAACATGGAATTTTAATCATGTTAGTGTATCATTCTTcccataataataaaataaaataaagtttgtggAACAGGACTATGCTGAAGCACTCAGTGAGTGTTGATGGACAAGTAGAGAGAAGGTCAGGAGGAGTTGCACTGGGTCTTTGTGGAGCCAGAGAAAGGGTAGGTTTACAAGATGGATATATGACCTGCTGTGTTGTATGGTTTGGAGATCACAGTGTCAACATAAAGACGGGAGACTGAtctggaggtggcagagctgaAGATAATGAGATTACCACTGGGAGTCCaccaagattagaaatgagtatatcAGAGAAATAGCTCAGGCTGAGTGGTTTGAAAAATAAGTcaagagaggcaaggctgagatggtttggagcGAAGGATAGCAGATATACGGGACAAaggatggagctgccaggcaggaggaaaacaggaagaccacagagaagattcattcATGTAGTAAAGGAGGATGTGCAGTTgttgtgacagaggaggatgctagagAGATGCAGGGAAGCAGCTAGATGTTGTCAGCGgctaaagaaggaaaagaagcaGTGTTTGTGAGTTTTCCTCCCCATAAACATTtactgtttatatatatatatcactaaCGCCACAGATATAAGacatgtatttaattttttttttactttatttatttatttatttacattttattagactaggtgctttttaaaagtaaataaatacaacTAACGCGTCAGTAGGTGGCGGTAAAACTCTTATAAGTTCCGCAAACCGCCAAAAAagtgaagagaagaagaagcaaagGAAGAAGCATGGCTGCAGATATGAGATTACCGACCATTAGAAAACCCGTGTCGCTATCAGCGTCTGCTTTTGACCGAAAAGATCTGGTCGTACCGGGGGATGTTATTACTTCAGACACTGGGTTCATGAGGTAGGTGTTGGTTTTATTTGAGTTATTATGGGAAATCAACCAAACACAGGAGTGTGCTGCTGTTCGGGTCTGTTTCAGGTATCTGGCTTGtaaaggtaaataaataaaagctccAGATGACAGCCAGTGCCATACTGAATTAGCAGGTGAGCATAAAGTCAGCCGGTCTCATTTGCAACCTTCTACACTGATACACAGTAAGTAAGGATAAGGACTCTAATCGGATAAACTGCCGCATTGTGTTGTGTGACCTCTGAATGCTGCACTTTAcccttgtttctttttctttctttttttttggctgttCTCTTCAGAACTAATGTTTGATACCGTCTGTCCGCAGGGGTCATGGCACCTACGTTGATGACGACAAGTTGACAGCTTCAGTCGCAGGAGAGGTGCAGAGGGTGGACAAACTCATCTGTGTCAGGCCACTTAAGACCAGGTGAGTGACTGAACTCTTAAACGGTCAAAGACTTAGATAGGCCTGTCATCTATATACTCATTCTTACATTGTAAAGTGTGCTTTGATTGCAGGTTTAATGGTGAGGTTGGAGATGTTGTGGTTGGCAGAATTACAGAGGTAATTCCTAGTATTTGTTCTCATATACAACCACTTTAGTTATAAGAAAAGACAGTGATTGCAGaaacttgttttcattttggttcattttgggtttttttttttaaattttcttcttcttcttctttaaaatgTATAGGTGCAGCAGAAAAGATGGAAGGTGCAGACAAACTCCCGACTGGACTCTGTCCTCTTGTTGTCTTCTGTAAACCTGCCAGGAGGAGAGTTGGTGAGATGGTAGAAAGTGTGATTCACTGGGAGAAGACAGCTTTGGCTGACgtattaaaattaatatttgatcatctcctttctttctgtctttctttctgtctttctttctttctgtcttactTACTTAGAGGAGAAGATCAGCAGAAGATGAGCTGACCATGAGAGAATATCTTCAGGAGGGAGATCTCATCAGTGTAAGTCAGACTTCTCTATTATAATTTCTCACTGGCTTTCCAGTGATTTTATTCCCGGTTACATAATCTGTGTTGAACCTTTCTTGTGGTTTCAGGCAGAGGTGCAGTCTGTCTTCTTGGATGGAGCTCTTTCACTTCACACCCGTAGTTTAAAGTATGGAAAAGTAAGTTATTCCAGTGTACACAAAGATATGTGAAAAGGTAAagggcaagtttatttatatagcacattacAAATGACCAGAGTTGATCAAAGTACTTCACAAGTAAGATGTCAGGGTTTTTTTAAAGGCCGGAAAGTAGAAACTGagcaaagaaaagtaaaaagatCTATTATGGCAGATCTATTATGAAATAGAAACACATTCAAGAGACTCAGGGCAACAACTGAAAAGCTCTATGacccctatttttttttttttttttttttttttttttgattagcAGACCTCAGAGCTCCGAAAGGAGTGTGGACATTAATAAGAGCAGACAAATACGGGGGGCAGGCCAACCTATTTAGTATCCTAAAAACAATcaataaaatattcaaattaacCCTAAAACTGACAGGATGCCAGTGAAGTCAAGCTAAAACTGGAGTAACTGTGTTAGTTCAATAATAAGAGTAACGATcgttattttcatttaaactaacaccCTGTCTCTGCTTCCTCTGACTATCAGTTGGGTCAAGGAGTACTGGTCCAGCTTTCCCCTTCTCTGATCAAGAGGCAGAAAACGCATTTCCACAACCTGCCGTGTGGCGCATCCATTATCCTGGGGAATAATGGCTTTGTGTGGTTGTATCCCACACCGGGCCAACAAGAGGAGGAAGCTGGGGGTTTCTACACCAGCCTTGAGGTAGGACACCACAAAAAACTGTattccatatttttattactgATCAATGGGCATATGAATTTGGAAAACAATTTCTTGTTGTTTTAGGAAATGTAGGAATTTCAAATTGATACAATCGGTGCATTCACTAAAAATGTTGGTTGACTTCAAATCTCAGTGGAATTGAcctcaaggtcaaaggtcaagttcTCTGAAAGGTTTGTCTACTCAGAAGCTGAGGGGTAGCACTGGTGGTTGCCCACATTTTTCCTTCTGCTTTCCCAAGTTTGGAAAAGTAATGGATACTAATTTAATGTTTGAGTATTGATTTAAGTACATTTACATCAAGATTGAAAGAACTATGTGTCAGTTTTCTCTGCACACAAATCGCAATAGTAGTTTTCAGCTTGGCTGCTAAAAGTTCACTGAGAGTATTGAGCTGTTCTTGTCTATCAGTAGGAGGATTCAACACACAGCCATGCTTATAAAGAAAGTAACAAGagacagaaaagcaaaaatgtaTCAAAATATAGTTAATATATTGTATGTTATATATCAAAAGGtagtaaatttaaaaatgtaatttaaaataaaggTGTGCACTGAAAAACTAAGTAGAGAAAACATGTAGAGAACCTAAGCATTCAGCACAaggaacattttttatttttttctaaatggaAAGGCCTGGTTGTAGTTTGCAAAATCAGTGAGAGTTCTGGAACAAatttttatggactgatgaactAAAACTTGGAAAGAGGCTCGGGCATGCATGGCTGTCAATGGAACGGGAACGCTGCCATCCATTAATGATTTTTACTGCTCACACAAgtagtgttttgtgtgcttaGCTTCAACCAAATGCACAAACTTTCATCATTCAACCTAAAGGCAAGGCCAGAGCAACCAACTATTCCATCAAGTTGGGGCATCCTTGACTGTTTGAGTCAATCACCTTCGTGTGCCACACTCGGCTTGGTAAAAAAGCACCTTCAGCAACACGGGCTGAAGGCAGCTTCAGTCTGAAGGAGCATTAGAAagacgtttaaaaaaaaatgtttgcaagTTGAAGACTTGCAAGAGTATGTAATGATGCTCCGGATGCTTGTGGTTTACACCGTACACACAGAGCTTATTCGTTTGTGCATCTCTCATCTCTGGTTCCTCAGCCTGTCAGCCTGTCGGATCGAGAGGTCATTTCACGGTTGAGAAACTGCCTGCTGGCTTTGGCTGCGCACAAAGTCCTCCTGTATGACACCAGTGTTCTCTACTGCTACGAATCATCACTTCAGCACCAGGTAAGAATCACTCCAGTAAAAACCAGCCTTTGAAACTAAATTATTGACATTACTACAATTTACAGTCATTTTTTGTTATAATGACACctgttgtttcatgtttgtaaACAATATGATTACAAAACTATTGCAACACCAGAAAACCCCCAATTCTTTTCTGTGTCATATTGTGCCATCTAGTGGTCATACTGTAATTCTCCAGCTCCTGGGCACCACTAGTGGAAAAAATACTGTGCAGTTCTCAACTTTGACTCGGCTGTTTTTGCAGTGTGGAACAGTCACGGTTGATTTCATTGCCCTTTGGGGTGGGGAACAAATGACTTAATCGCCCATGCGTCTCGCAAACACTACTCTTGCAATGATATCAGCATATCCACTATGTGGCACATTTTTCTTCTGTATTATATTTACAATCGAGCCAACCCATATAAAGTGTTACTGTGCACTCGCGCTCAAGCTGCAACTCGATAAAAACACTTTCTGTTAccataaacacagactgaaaacATGTACATCCATGGGTGTATGTGGTTATGCTTTTGATTTATGTTGTCTCTGTAGGTGAAGGACCTCTTAAAACCAGAGGTGATGGAGGAGATTGTAATGTTGACACAACAGAAGCTCTTGGAACAGGAGGGTTAAAGAGCCCAAAGCCTTGTCACAAGTCAAAATCACATCAGGCCAGCTGTGGACCCGACCACTGATCTGAAAGCTGAATTAGCTTTATTTTCTTAGAGATATAATTAAATTGTCAAAGTCCAACGTGTTTTATTAAAGGAAACCAGTATTATTGTTGGGTTGTTTTTAATAGCAAACGCAAGCGAAGTGTAACTCGTTCAATGTGTGCAGCATTCCAGCTATTCTAAAGTTTTACAAAATAATagtcaatcttttttttttttttttttttccatgtgagATATATACTGTATACAATAAATTTTGTGATTTCTATAAATTTTCACTGCATCTCAGTGTGGTCTGTCTGTGAACAAGGAAAAAACGTATCTGGGAATCTTTATTGTTTGGGCTCTAGTTcttacaggattttttttttttttttaatttaaatatcaATATTGGGCAATTTTAAAAATCTGACATAGTAGCCaatatttttttgtcttctttcagATAGATGAAAaagatttcttgaaattttccGTGTAGTTACTAATGACCCTTTACTAAGATTATGTGACGGTGCTgtttaaaatgatatttttgtaTCGTTGCAACAAGTTacacattatttatttacactCTTTAAAAGTTTTGTTGGATCAGCTGGTTGTTCTGTTTGTGGTGTGCCAAACACATGTTGGCAATAGGAAAGTTTCAGAGTTGTGGAGCTCTTTCAGTCATGTTAAGGTTAATTTATTAGACATTAATCTGATATATTGGTTAAGCTGATAAGAACAAACTTCTCACGTCAGCAGTAAAGGTTACGTATAATCACCATTTTAGTGGTTTTAATGGTGTCTGGAAATTGGTAGTTTTTAGTTATTATTTTAGGTTTGAGGGTATTCTTGCATAATCCATCCACTTTAAACGGCTCAATAATGGTGAAATGGGACTTTTCTTGAATAGATTGCTCCATAACctccttttcttctgttttacacATCCTTTGGTGGATTTGCTAATGTGCTAGGGGTCACTAGCTTGTAAAAATGTTTGAGCAGCTGGAACTCTATGATAAAATTCAGAAGTCATAGTTGACTCAGTAACTGCCCAAAGTGCCCAGTCACTGAGACAGTGGAAAAGCTAAAGCAAACCCAaaccataatgtttccaccacCATGATTCACAGTATGAGTATGGCTTTGGTATTTGCCACTTCACTGGTACTGTAAActgtaggttttttttgttttttttaaactttctttttattgtttttctttaaacactatacaacaaaacaacaacaacaaaaagataaatacaacaagtaggataacaaacaaaaaaaaacatgttggatcTCTTTGTTTCTAGTTTGTGGTAATGAGGTATGTTTGTTCTTAATTTTGGGTGTTataaaaaatctaattacaTTTTCCAGCAGTGCAGTCTCCAGGCACGTGATGATGTTGTTGACTGCTGTATTTTCCAGGTTTGTGACCATTCCTCATCAGATATGTTCACTCCCACTGTAGTTTTATTCTAATTTTCCTCCTGGACAATAAATGCTTTCCCTTGACACCTCTCATGTAGGTTAGATTTGTATAATATCTTTCTTGCGGTTGCAAGAATCCCTTGCTAACCCTGTGAAgaaagttttcttttctctgcttttaGTGTCTTTAAGTTCCCTTAAAGTGGATAATTACAACACACCAGAACACAACAATATATATGTTAGAGATTTAAATTAGGTAAATTCCTTTAGATcgtgtaaaatatatatttatatacaatcATAGGTTCACTCCCTACAGATATCCTGATAACATGCCACCCCTGATTCTAATAAGTATCTCAAAGTGGGATAAATGTTGAGTTAGATGCTTTAAAACTGAGTAAAGTAACCaaatagggcgaaaggcggggtacaccctggacaggtcgccagtctgtcgcagggccaacacacagggacagacaaccattcacactcacattcactcctagtgacaatttggattaatcaattaacctatccccacaagctgcatgtctttggacggtgggaggaagccggagtacccggagagaacccacgcaaacacggggagaacatgcaaactccacacagaaagaccccggcctgatggtggaattgaactcaggaccttcttgctgtgcggcaacagtgctaaccaccatgccaccgtgctgcccaagTTTGATATGCCAAAAATCATATATCCATACATATATCCTGAAGACAATTAGGCCTGGGCTAGATCATATTCTTGAGCAGTGAGTTCTTTATGGCTTTGATCAAATCCACCATTATATGTGTGGGTGGATGAACCTTTAACCTGTGTACCTTCAGCTTTTCTCCCCTGTGTGAGCGTACTCTCTCTGCCTCAGCGTGGCTGCAGTGTTGCTGCTCTCCCAGCACAACAAACCTTTGCTCTAGTCCTCCTGTGCTAGTCCACGCACGTACGTGACGTCGTACGTCGCCCCACCCACCCAGTAAACCACCTTGCGTATGGAAGTATGGCGGCCCCAGCTACAGAACTACTACTCGGCCAAAGTTTACTGCTGCGATTTTCACGTGAAAGCTATGAATAAGTACGAGAGCCAGGGGTTCGGTAACGAAGAGCTCGGCGACTGTGAACAGAGGAAAGGACTTGTAAAAAGAGTCGTCGCTCTCTGCCCGGCTGAGTTGCCTCGATTTGCCTTGATTAAAGTGCCTTTTAGTCCGGGTACCGCAGGGGAAGAAACTCCGCAAGACGAAAAAGTGGACACGGAAGTTTGAAACCAACTGTGGCTTTGGAAAGACCAGCTGCAAAGTGTTGAAAGGGTGGCGGTCAAATCATGTTTTTGTGAGACGTTTAAGTGCACTTGTCGGCGGTTTCCCTACCAGCGAGCCAGCGACAGCCAACTGTTGCCTGCTTGGTGTGCATTTAAGGGTCTGGCGCTGCATACCACCAGCAGTTGGTTAGCTTTCATGGCTATCT
The Maylandia zebra isolate NMK-2024a linkage group LG7, Mzebra_GT3a, whole genome shotgun sequence DNA segment above includes these coding regions:
- the exosc2 gene encoding exosome complex component RRP4; translation: MAADMRLPTIRKPVSLSASAFDRKDLVVPGDVITSDTGFMRGHGTYVDDDKLTASVAGEVQRVDKLICVRPLKTRFNGEVGDVVVGRITEVQQKRWKVQTNSRLDSVLLLSSVNLPGGELRRRSAEDELTMREYLQEGDLISAEVQSVFLDGALSLHTRSLKYGKLGQGVLVQLSPSLIKRQKTHFHNLPCGASIILGNNGFVWLYPTPGQQEEEAGGFYTSLEPVSLSDREVISRLRNCLLALAAHKVLLYDTSVLYCYESSLQHQVKDLLKPEVMEEIVMLTQQKLLEQEG